The genomic window AGCTGGGCTGGCGGCTCAGGCTGCCTCTGGGGGAGCCAGGCTTTGCACCATGCCCCCCAACTCCTTTCTCTTCATCCACCAACTGCTGTAGCACCTTTGGGGGTGCCCCATTGGCTGGAGGGCCCTTGGGTAGAGGAGGAGAGTGGGGCTTAGGAATCGTGTCCTTGTTCCCCTCTCCAGCCTGCATTGGTACTACTGCCCCATTCTCTTGTTTCTCTATCAGGTCCTCTGTTAGGTCCTCAGGGGCTGTGGAGATAGGCATTGCCTTTTGTGCAGGAGATGTAGACTGGGGGACTGGCCTGAGGTCAGACACTGGTTCCTGCTTAGTCCCCTGTTCTGCCTCTGGTCCTGGGGTTGGAGATGATTCTTTGTTCACTTCTAGAACTGGGGCCGCCTCTTTGCTCCCTTCTGGGGCCggctcttttttctcttctgggCTTGGCTTTTTACTCCCTTCTGGGGCCggctcttttttctcttctggggTTGGCTTTTTGCTCCCTTCTGGGGTTGGCACAGATTCTTTGTAGGTTTCTGGTGTTAGCTGAGGATGTGAATCTGCTCCAGGGGTCTGTTCTGCCAGTGAACTTCCTGGGTCTGGTATGGGGTCTGTGCTCTTGGCTGGGTTTTGGGTCCCTTCTGATGCCTCAGAAGTTTTTATTGCCTGCTCAGGGGATGTCCCCACTTCTGGGCCTTCATCTGAAGGTCTGGTGGAATCTGAACCCATTTGGGGGGTCTCCTTGATGTCCTGTGCCCCAGCTGGAGACTGGGGAAGGGTAGTCTCTGCTCCAGGAGTAGTTCCAGCCCCTTCGCCTTGGGCTGAGGTACCCTCCTCATCCCCCTTCATCTCTGCCCCATCAGAGCCACTGGATGCCATcttgaggtgggaggaggggagggataggatactgggggaagaggagagagcagCAACAGGATATCCTGGAATAAGAGGAGACACAGCTGGGAAAGTGTAGAACATGGAGCCCAGGAGCCTCAGCTGGCTCTGACTGAAGAGGAGTAAGGTCATGGCCAATGGTCAGCAGACAGAGGGAAGGACCTCAAGAGGTCCTTGCTTTTCCCTCTGAGCTGAGGGCAGGCTAGCAGCTTTGCTTTGGGTAAGTAATAGAAAGCTGggacttttcttccttccagctcaaagcCAGGAAGGTGATGGGGTGCCTTAGAAAGTGAGATTCTCCTTCACCCAGCTCTTTATAGTGCAGGAGAGACCTGGCTTCACCCGTTGGGTACCAGGAGTAGAAAGCTAACCTTCCTTCGGTTCTCCACCCACACCCACTTTCTTCAGAGCCCCCTCCCCTGTGTCATCCAGAGAAACTCGGCCGTGGATAGAGATGCAGACACGCATAGCCAGCCCCAGACGCTGAGCCATAGGCAGACTGGCAGGCAGGTAGTCAGCGCCTCGCCTACCAAATCCAGGCTCTCATCGGCACCCTGATGAACCCACTCCCGGGCAGATGGCcactcttcctttctgtctcccccTACGCTCTCCCATCTTTCCTCCATCCCCCCTCACACTGGTTCCAGTCTCCCTTGTTTGGTAACTCTCcccatcccttcttcctcctttccctcacgtccctccccttccccaccccagctCAGACTGGTGGTTTTCTTACTGCGTGCGTATGGAGCCCCCTCCCCTAGGGAAGGGGAAATCCCTTCCTTATGTCTCTCCAATCCCTTCGCCCAGGGGAGTGCCACCCTCCCTGCTGCGTCCCCCTCCGGTCCCGTGCCTTTACATTACCCTAGCACCTCGGTTTCTCATGCACCCTTTCCCCCCCACAGGGACCCCGCATTCTTGCGCGGGGCTCCATCGGTCCGTGCGCCCTACACTCACATAGTGAATCTCCTCCACTCTTGGCCCCGGGGGCCCAGGGCACCTCCCCACAACACCCTCGCTTACCTCTTCTTCTGCCGGAGCCCTGGGGGCTGCTCCTGCCGCCACCGCCGCTGCTGCAGCCGGGGAGCGAGCGAGCGAGCTAGGCGGCGAGCGAGCGAGCGAGCCAGCGAAGCAGCggttcccctccctccctccaccccgcCTTGCGCGCGCCGCCCCCGCCCCCCAGcactccatcccctcccctcccggACCCGGGGGAGCCTCGCGCGCCGGGGCCCTGAGTTACCCTGGCAACCAGCAGGTTGCCTCGCgcccccatccctccccacccagcgACCCCCCCAGGCCCTCGCGCCCCCCTCCAGCCCAACGGTCGCCgaacttcccttccccctccttgggCTTGAAGGGCTGCGGTGCGGGGTGTGAGACCAGACGGGAGAGGCTggcatggggggaaggggagagaagccAGGGCTGTGTCCGGAGGGGGGCAGGCTGGGCTGCGGGATCCGGGTGGGgggtaggagagggaagggagccACAGGGGAGCGCAAGGAGAGGGGTCCCCTTTCCCCCACTAAAGGTGGACCAGGGGCTGCCGGAAAGGGGCCGAGAGTGATGAGGACGTGAAAAGGAAGGGGTTGGGAGCTGGGCGCAGGTGGATGGGGTAGGTAAAGGCTGGAATGGGGTGTCCGTAGGGGCAACTGCAACTTCCCTTCTTCACTGGCCCCACCCACCCACGGTCCTGGGGCTCTCAGACTTTCCCCAGCCTTGCCACTGCTCCAGCTTGCATCGATGACATGACTTTGCAGGTATTTGACTGTGGGGTTCCAAGATATGCCCTTTGGCAGGGATGCTGGGGGGCGCCGGCTCTGCCCGAATCCGAGCAGATAGCCCGCGAATGTCTAGCAGAAGCTTGGAATAGCGACTggcttctccagggcagggagttCCCCAGAGACCGAGGAGTCCTGGGGCTTGCCAGTCACAGGCACTGGCTCTTCCCTGCTCCACCCTGCATCTGGGCTGCAGCCACTGGTGTCCTCCACTGAGGAGGGAGATTAAAGAGAACTGAGCAGTCTAGATCAGGGCCCACAGTGAGGAAAGAAATAGACTCTGGTGTCTTGGTAGGGGGAGGACTCTAGGTGGGGGCTGCTATTGTTGGCCCCAGGTTGGCAGGTGTAGGTGTCTGTGTGTGATTAAGATGGTAGTGTGGTAAGAGACAAATAGCCAGAATCAGgtatgtttttatttaaaatttattgtaaTGGGGTCCGCAAAGGGATGGGGTGAAGGGTGGGGAACATGCAGGGGACACAGGAACACGATGTCATGGCTAGGGCCACAATTTCtgttggggagaggaggggaaaaaaagggatgaaaaaaaaaggacagaactACAGTTGAGATGAGAGGGGACTGGGAAATACTGCCGCTGCATTCCCCCCCTGGGAAGCACCTTTATTTTCTGGCACCCCCAAAACTTCCTCTCATTCTGTCCTTTACTTATcctactcccttcccccaaggtCCTGCTTCTTACTCTGCCTTCTCCCCAAAACGTTTATCCCCTTACTTGCCCAGTCTTCTTTATGATGCATTGTAGAGGGATAAGATTAGGGCCAAGGACCCCGAACAATCCTCCACCTGTGACACTAAGTCCTTTATTGCTTGCCCCTCACCTCGGCCTCTTTCCAGATCTCTCTTCTCCTCATACCCAGGACAGAATCTTtgatttcccttctttcttcctccacaCTCTTACCCCGCCCTCCCCATTTAAACAGCACCAACTCCCCAGGGATGGGCAGCAGACAGTAGGCAAACAGgggactggaaaggtgggaaggaaaaGGACCTTTAAGGGAAAAAGGTTCTTGAATCCCTGGGAGAGCATGGGAAGGGCAATGGAGAAGAGAGGGCAATGAGACAGCTGGTTTGTCCTCTGACACCCCTGATATCAGTTTAGGGGGCCCCCAAATCACCAGAGGAACAATGGGGTTCAtataggaagaggggagagagaagagaaacaaatgtttaaaatctAGTGAATTCCCCTAAGAAAACATTTCTTCACTCCTTCCTTCTGGTGGCTCCTTGGTtggtgggagaagaaaggggggaggagaggagagaggggactGAGGCCTTTCCTCTACACCCCAACCCCCACCTCAGGGCTCACCAGGGCTGTGAGGGAAGTGGCTGAGAGCTCACAGGGACACCCTCTGCCCCAGAAAGGGAGCCCACAGCTGTGGGagtagctgctgccactgctgctgctgctgccgccgctgccGCTGCTGCCGATGCTGCTGCCGCCATAGGACAGACCTCACCTGTTCCTGCAGCaagcagggaggggaagaggggaaaagagagagagacagagttatCAGTGTGGAGCCTGTGGCAAGTTCTTTCTCCCTTGTAGCTGCTTCCCCTCTCTGCCTGGGAAGCTGTTTCTTCTACCATGCCCTCCCCTGGGACACAGCCGTTGCACATTTCCTGCTCCCTCTCCAGAGGTTCGGGTTTTCTCTTTCCAGCCTGTCTTCTTTCCCTTGGAGATACTTCAAAAGTTCTCCTCAAAGGCCCTCCTTACCCCAGATGCCTCCCTAGCCTATATTCCCTAGAGACCCTATCCTGCCCCTCTGGGCCTTCCTAAGTACCCTTATCCTGCCCCTGGGGTTCCTCTGATCCCCTtccacccctcaccccccatGCCCCACCAGCCGTGCGCCGAGCCTTGCCTGATGGGTGCAGGGGTTCCCCTCAGCAGGTGGGCTGCGGCGGTGGCGGCTGTGGCTGGGGGGCGTCTCCAGGGACAGGGGGTGCGCCCCCCCCGAGATGGGTCTGCATGTGGCCAGCCAGCTGGGTGGGGGTCTTGCAGTGCACGCTGCAGAGCTTGCACAGGAGCCGGTCGGGCCGGGGGGCCTGGAGCCCGTGGTCCTTCACCGCATGGACGCGCAGGTATGCCGCCGTGGTGAAGCCTACGGGGTGACCGGGATGGGGATAGGGACAGGGTTCAGCTAAGTGGAGACCCCGGAGACGGGGATGTTCTCCTAGGTTGGGGACTTGCGTCCCCAGTAATAGGTCTGCTATGTCCAACAACCTGGGGAGTGTCTTTCTATTCAGGTAATGATCTTCTGCCCAGAGGTGGTATTTATTATCTTTTCATTCCCCAAACTTAGAACTCTGTCTACTCAGCAGATAATTGCTTCCCAGAGATAGCTGTGATTTCTCTCCCCAGGACCCATAAAGCTTATTCTTCCCAACTGGCAAAACCCTCTCCAGAGGTGGCAGGAGATAGGATTCCTACTTACTCAGGTCATTTTTTCTAAGTGAATGTATCCTTCCCCAGAGACGGCTGTGTCCCCCAACCCCCCAAACCCTAAggatttagtttccaattactgAGGAAACTTACTCCATTTAAAGGAAGCTTGTTCTACTCAACAAATATTCCTCCCCAGAGCTGCCAACATTATCTCAGATGCAGGTCTTTGCTCTTCCATTACCCACCCCCCATTCCAGTTACAGTTACTGTTTAGTATTCTTTGCCTGATGCATCCTTCTACAAACACTATTTGTTGCATGTTCTTCCCCAAACCCTGATGGGCTCAATACATCCAGTTAACTTGTTTTCAGTGTATCCCTTTGCAGAAGCAGTTGTATCCTTTCTTTCTTAAGACTGAGGGAAACCAGTTTCCAATTTCCCAAGAAGTTCTACTTGGTGACTTCTTTCCCAGAGGTAACTGCATCCCACCCACCTTTTTCTCACTAGGATTTAGAAAACAGGAGCATCATTTCTTAGCAATAAGCTGTGTTTTTACCCTGATCATACAAATGTGGTTCTACTAACTTTAGGTCTTTAGTAAATTACTGTGTCTCTCTCCATAAGTAGCTGCACTCTGTTTTTCCAAGAAGAAACTAACTGATTCTTTGAACCATACTCAGGAAACCATTCCCTTCTGTTACAGCCTTTTTGATCAACAGCTTGATCATGGAATTCAACGGTATACGGAGTCCTTTGCTATTTTTCCCCTAGTCCCTTCCAGCCCTTTCGCTCCCTACCTTTGTTGCAGAGCTCGCAGACATGGTGAGGCCCTTGGCTGTGCACCTTCATGTGGTCGGAGATGTAAGCTGCGCTCAGCATCTTGCCACATACATGGCATGGCACCTTCTCTTCATGCCGCACCGTATGTGCTCGAAGTCGGTCCTTGGTAGCAAATGCTGCTTCGCATGTCTGGGGTAGAGAAGTCAGAGCAGAAGTTAAGAGCTATTAGCGAGAGGGGAATGAGTACTGGGGAtgcggggtgggggtggaagtGGGAATAAAGTCAAAGCCCCAGAAACGTGGAGCATGGGATCTTAGAGCCATAGGCAAATAGGAATGAAAAGATTAAACCTTTAATAAGGAATAAAAACTGAAGgctaaaatagaaataagaatcCTGAGAGGCTGAGTCTGGATAGGTACAAAGGGGTTTAAATAAGGAAAGAAGCAGTGCATCAAGGTCTCCATACCGCACATTTGAAGGGCCGTTCTGTTGAGTGCACCTGTCTGACGTGGCTGTTGAGGTGGTCTGGCCTGGGAGAATTTGTTAGGGGAAGGGGTTAGGCAGTTGGCCTTAAAAGTGGGGGTGATCCCACTTCTACCCTGCACCGGGTTTCCTCCCATTAGAAAGCGCATCCTTTTCCGAAGTTTAGCAGTTGCTACGCGCCTAGGAAGTCCCTCCCCTCATGCAAGGCTTTTTCCCGCTGTGCGGCCATTCCTCGTGACTTGTCTTGAGGTCTCCTTTAGGT from Notamacropus eugenii isolate mMacEug1 chromosome 1, mMacEug1.pri_v2, whole genome shotgun sequence includes these protein-coding regions:
- the PRRT2 gene encoding proline-rich transmembrane protein 2 isoform X2; translated protein: MTLLLFSQSQLRLLGSMFYTFPAVSPLIPGYPVAALSSSPSILSLPSSHLKMASSGSDGAEMKGDEEGTSAQGEGAGTTPGAETTLPQSPAGAQDIKETPQMGSDSTRPSDEGPEVGTSPEQAIKTSEASEGTQNPAKSTDPIPDPGSSLAEQTPGADSHPQLTPETYKESVPTPEGSKKPTPEEKKEPAPEGSKKPSPEEKKEPAPEGSKEAAPVLEVNKESSPTPGPEAEQGTKQEPVSDLRPVPQSTSPAQKAMPISTAPEDLTEDLIEKQENGAVVPMQAGEGNKDTIPKPHSPPLPKGPPANGAPPKVLQQLVDEEKGVGGHGAKPGSPRGSLSRQPSSLLGGPGVEGGEEIPKPRDYIIIAILSCFCPMWPVNIVAFAYAIMSRNSLQQGDVDGAQRLGRVAKLLSIVALVGGVLIIIASCIINFGLFK
- the PRRT2 gene encoding proline-rich transmembrane protein 2 isoform X1 — its product is MTLLLFSQSQLRLLGSMFYTFPAVSPLIPGYPVAALSSSPSILSLPSSHLKMASSGSDGAEMKGDEEGTSAQGEGAGTTPGAETTLPQSPAGAQDIKETPQMGSDSTRPSDEGPEVGTSPEQAIKTSEASEGTQNPAKSTDPIPDPGSSLAEQTPGADSHPQLTPETYKESVPTPEGSKKPTPEEKKEPAPEGSKKPSPEEKKEPAPEGSKEAAPVLEVNKESSPTPGPEAEQGTKQEPVSDLRPVPQSTSPAQKAMPISTAPEDLTEDLIEKQENGAVVPMQAGEGNKDTIPKPHSPPLPKGPPANGAPPKVLQQLVDEEKGVGGHGAKPGSPRGSLSRQPSSLLGGPGVEGGEEIPKPRDYIIIAILSCFCPMWPVNIVAFAYAIMSRNSLQQGDVDGAQRLGRVAKLLSIVALVGGVLIIIASCIINFGCEYECELVGEWGWVWGWECGKGWVNGGCI
- the PRRT2 gene encoding proline-rich transmembrane protein 2 isoform X4 yields the protein MASSGSDGAEMKGDEEGTSAQGEGAGTTPGAETTLPQSPAGAQDIKETPQMGSDSTRPSDEGPEVGTSPEQAIKTSEASEGTQNPAKSTDPIPDPGSSLAEQTPGADSHPQLTPETYKESVPTPEGSKKPTPEEKKEPAPEGSKKPSPEEKKEPAPEGSKEAAPVLEVNKESSPTPGPEAEQGTKQEPVSDLRPVPQSTSPAQKAMPISTAPEDLTEDLIEKQENGAVVPMQAGEGNKDTIPKPHSPPLPKGPPANGAPPKVLQQLVDEEKGVGGHGAKPGSPRGSLSRQPSSLLGGPGVEGGEEIPKPRDYIIIAILSCFCPMWPVNIVAFAYAIMSRNSLQQGDVDGAQRLGRVAKLLSIVALVGGVLIIIASCIINFGLFK
- the PRRT2 gene encoding proline-rich transmembrane protein 2 isoform X3, encoding MASSGSDGAEMKGDEEGTSAQGEGAGTTPGAETTLPQSPAGAQDIKETPQMGSDSTRPSDEGPEVGTSPEQAIKTSEASEGTQNPAKSTDPIPDPGSSLAEQTPGADSHPQLTPETYKESVPTPEGSKKPTPEEKKEPAPEGSKKPSPEEKKEPAPEGSKEAAPVLEVNKESSPTPGPEAEQGTKQEPVSDLRPVPQSTSPAQKAMPISTAPEDLTEDLIEKQENGAVVPMQAGEGNKDTIPKPHSPPLPKGPPANGAPPKVLQQLVDEEKGVGGHGAKPGSPRGSLSRQPSSLLGGPGVEGGEEIPKPRDYIIIAILSCFCPMWPVNIVAFAYAIMSRNSLQQGDVDGAQRLGRVAKLLSIVALVGGVLIIIASCIINFGCEYECELVGEWGWVWGWECGKGWVNGGCI